GACTGCGACCGGAATCGTCTCTGTCATTGTTCGGTCTCATGGACGGCGGGAGTAAACGCGTTGCGCTTCATAGCAGCGTATGCAAGTTTCTACACACTGTTAGTTACCAACGGTCCTCTCAGGAGGCGAGACGCCGATTACTCGGGGCCGTGCGAAGACTTGCAAACGCTACTATCGAACAACGGTACGAGAAGTTACTCGTCGAAGCCGACGAACTCGAAGCGGGCACCGCCCGCTTGGCTCTCGTCCACGTAAATCCGCCAGTCGTGTGCGACCGCGATTCGCCGGACGATAGAGAGTCCGAACCCAGTGCCGTCCGGTTCGGTCGAGTAGCCGCCTTCGAAGATAATCTCGCGCTCTTCTGGCGGGATGCCCGGCCCGTCGTCCTCCACGACGAGTCGGCTGTCGCTCACGGTGACGACGACTTCGCCGCCAGACGGCGCGGTCGTCGCTCCGTCTTCGACAGTTTCGTTCGTCGCGCCGTGTTCCACTGAGTTCCGGAACAGGTTCTCGAACAGCGCGCGGAGTCGTCGCCCGTCGGCGACGACGGTTCGGTCGGTTTCGACCCGCAGGTCCATCGCACCCGTCTCGACCGTCCCCCACGCTTCGCGGGCGACCTGCCCGATATCGACTGGCTCTCGGTCCGCGACGGTGTCGCCGCCGCGCGAGAGCGCCAGAACTTCCTCGACCAGTCGCTCCATTCGGTCGTGGGCACCCTCGATAGCTTCGAAGTGGTCGTCGTCGCCCGTCTCGCGGGCGAGATTGAGATGACCCTGTGCGACGTTCAGCGGGTTGCGAAGGTCGTGGGAGACGATGCCTGCGAACTCGTCCAGTCGATTCCGTTGCTCGGCCAACTGCTCCGTTCGGTATCGAAGGTGGCTGTGATACACGCCGAGTAGGCCCCCACCGAGAACGCCGACCGAGATTTTCGTCAGCACGATAGACGCAGGCTGCAACATCGACTGGCCCTGTACGGACTGCAAGAGTGCGACCCAGCCGGTCAACAGTCCCATGACGATACCGCCCGCGAGACTCCAGAGGAAGACCACGTCGAGAAGTGCGCTCGGGAGTTCGGTCGTGCGGAGCCAGAGACCGAGTGCGACGACCAGCAGTGAGATTCCGATGGGAATGCTCGCGCCGACCAGGGCCGTCCACGAAAAGTCGCCACCGACGAACAGATAACTCGCAGAGACGACCAGTAGCCCCCCGCCGAGAGTCACGACTGACCACCCGCGGGCGGGTGCGTCTTCGCGTGTGACTCCGGTTGTGTTGGACCCTAGCGCCATCTGTCTCGAAGCCTTCAGTTACCGAATACGTCGCTGAGTTGGTCGCGCCACGCGTGGATTCGCTCGATTTCGTCGTAGATGTCGCTGATGTCGGCTTCCACGTCTTCGACCCGCGCTGTGAGGTTCGACTCTAGGGCGTCCACGTCGTCGGACAGCGAGGCGACTTCGTCGTGAATCGCTTCGATGTCCTCGCTCACGTCCTCGACGTTCTCCAACTCTTCGCGGACCGCTTCGAGTTCGGTGCGCACTTCGGACACGTCGGTCGTGTTCGCACCGACGAGGTCTTCTAGGTCGTTTAGCTGCGTCCGAACGTTCTCGACGTTCTCGCCGACGTCCTCCATCTCGTCGAGTTCCGACTGGACCGAGTCAATGCTCGCTCGAAGGTCGCCGACCGACCCGAGTTCGCTTTCGAGTTCAGAAACGTCTTCCTGCAACTCGCCGAGTTCGCCGACTTCTTCGCGGAGCGTCTCGACGCTGTCCAACTCGGATTCGGCTTCGCGCAGGTCGCTCTCCAGTCGGTCCACGCTGCTCTCGACGCCGCCGAGGTCCTCTTGGACCGCTTCGAGGTCCGATTCGAGCGTGTCGAGTTCCTCTTCGGGAGCCACGTCGGCCAGTTCGCCTTCGAGTCGTTCGAGGTCCTCCCGAACCGATTCGAGGGCGTCTACGTCCGACTCGACGGCCGCGAGGTCGCTTTGGAGGTCGTCCACGCGCTCGTCGGTCTCGCCCGTCTCGGTGCGCACTGCCTGCACTTCGTCTTCGAAGGCTTGGATGTCGGCCCGGACCTGTGCGACGTCGCTCTCGAAGTCGTCCAGAATCTCCGTCGCCACGCCGTTCTCGTCGATGAACTCTTCGAGTGCTTCGGTGTACGCCGAGAGGTCCTCGACGCGCGACTGGAGGTGGCGGATGCGAACGTTGGTACTCTCGGGGGTTGCGATGTCCAACTCGCGCTGGAGAACTTGGAGGTCGTCGTCAGAAACCTCGCCCGCGCGAATTTCCTCGGCGAGCGTGGACGCGACGGTGCCCGGCGTCGG
The sequence above is a segment of the Halorussus halophilus genome. Coding sequences within it:
- a CDS encoding sensor histidine kinase; translated protein: MTLGGGLLVVSASYLFVGGDFSWTALVGASIPIGISLLVVALGLWLRTTELPSALLDVVFLWSLAGGIVMGLLTGWVALLQSVQGQSMLQPASIVLTKISVGVLGGGLLGVYHSHLRYRTEQLAEQRNRLDEFAGIVSHDLRNPLNVAQGHLNLARETGDDDHFEAIEGAHDRMERLVEEVLALSRGGDTVADREPVDIGQVAREAWGTVETGAMDLRVETDRTVVADGRRLRALFENLFRNSVEHGATNETVEDGATTAPSGGEVVVTVSDSRLVVEDDGPGIPPEEREIIFEGGYSTEPDGTGFGLSIVRRIAVAHDWRIYVDESQAGGARFEFVGFDE
- a CDS encoding coiled-coil domain-containing protein, giving the protein MSDNLTEVVTTEESDVVVEKSFEGEEFAVPAIKFVVRSERDEQTNFRLVDNIPESFPMDNVGFHPDYENDNWTAYKDHRVQFERTLEAGEELVTVYGVRLTDDDAPDGFLGSPTIDEVSPVTMNAGESEPELDSEASTEFDSESDTGELTGPSGNEGKTITDIVSEEESRRVRDVVTGEQGLGIDDEGDDSEDPLAEADDPLAEADDDPLAEAEGDNDPLAETDDPLAEAEAADPLAGPEEEGDPLAEATEEETEEVSADDDLLGDEDESAEEQESFLAPEESEEDADEDSAAADDEPTLESDIDAEAESVEEPEVSPPTPGTVASTLAEEIRAGEVSDDDLQVLQRELDIATPESTNVRIRHLQSRVEDLSAYTEALEEFIDENGVATEILDDFESDVAQVRADIQAFEDEVQAVRTETGETDERVDDLQSDLAAVESDVDALESVREDLERLEGELADVAPEEELDTLESDLEAVQEDLGGVESSVDRLESDLREAESELDSVETLREEVGELGELQEDVSELESELGSVGDLRASIDSVQSELDEMEDVGENVENVRTQLNDLEDLVGANTTDVSEVRTELEAVREELENVEDVSEDIEAIHDEVASLSDDVDALESNLTARVEDVEADISDIYDEIERIHAWRDQLSDVFGN